The stretch of DNA CAGTCAGATCAGTATGCTCCCTTAGAGGAAATGCCAGATTTTCCCCCACATTCATCGAATCAAAAAGCGCTGCTCCCTGAAAGAGAATACCAAAACGCTTACGTACTTTGTCAAAATCAGCGGGTTTTGTTGTTGGTGATGATATAACTTTTCCATCAAGAGTGATCCTTCCCCCATCTGGGAATATCAGACCTATAATATGTCTGAACAAAACCGTTTTACCGCTTCCTGATTGTCCTATAATACAAAGAATTTCACCCTTATTTATATCCATATTGATGTCATCAAGAACAACCTGATTACCGAAATGTTTCTTGAGATGTTCAACTTTAAGCATAGGTGTAGTAATCCGTTTCCTCAGAATACTGAGTTAAATTTCTATCTTAAAATTCTAATACCAGAAGGGCAATTAGGAAATCAAAAACTAATATAAGCACCGCAGAAACCACCACAGCCTTTGTAGTAGCATTACCCACGCCTTCTGCTCCGCCCTTGGTTTCAAAGCCGAAATGTGAACCAGTTAAGGCAATAATAGCCCCGAATACAACCGTTTTTGCCACGCCGATATACACATCCATGGAGTCGAAAAATATTCTCAATCCACTGAAATATGCATACATGGTCATATCCACTGTAAGCCAGACTGTTAGAGCAGCGCCTATCGCAATAGCCACAAAATTTGCCCATATTACAAGGACCGGAAGCATAATCATACATGCTACAGTTTTTGGAATGATAAGATAACGAATGGGATCAAGACGTAGCACATTCATGGCATCAAGCTGCTCACTTGTTTTCATCGACCCGACTTCAGCCGCAATTCCGGTTGCGACTCTTCCGGCCACAACCATTCCCGTAATAACAGGTCCAAGTTCTGTTATTACACTTTTACATACCAGCACACCGAGATATCTCATCGGTATAAGTCCATCCATCTGGTAGGCAGCCTGAGTCACTGTTGCAGAGCCAAGAAAAAGGGCAATAACAGTGACCAAAGGGAGTGACTCGATGCCAAGAGTATACATGTGCTCAAGGGTGATATTTGGATTTTTCACCAACAGCGGCATTCTGATAAATGTCAACCAGCACAGATTACCATACCTCTGCACATTGCGAAGAAATCCTGCAATCCCCTTACCCGCACTGAGCACAAAAGAACCAAACACTGCAATTAATCTCAAAGGTGCAATCAAAATCCTGCAATCTCCTCACGCTCAGACAGGTTTTCAAAACGGGCGAAATCTTTAACGAAAGCAAGATTGGCAGTACCAATAGGACCATTTCTCTGTTTTCCTATGATAATTTCTGCTTTGCCCTTATTGTCCTCCCCATCTGGATGATACACTTCATCACGATAAACGAACATAACAATATCAGCATCCTGCTCAATTGCTCCTGATTCCCTGAGGTCGGAAAGCTGGGGACGATGATTTCCCGTACGCTGTTCAACAGCACGGGAGAGCTGTGAGAGAGCTATAACCGGAATATCAAGCTCCTTTGCCACACCCTTGAGAGAACGACTGATCTGAGAGATTTCCTGCTGCCGACTCTCCTGCTTACCGGATGAACCCATGAGCTGAAGATAGTCCACGATCAGGAGATCAAGTCCATGCTTAGCTTTCAGACGTCTGGCCTTTGCCCGTAACTCAAGAACAGTTATACTGGGAGTGTCATCGATGAAAATCGGGGCTTCAGCCAGGGGGCCGGCAGCCACACTTAATTTTGGAAAATCACGTTTGGGAAGAGTACCACTTCTCAGCGCATGCATGCTGACACGAGCCTCGGAACAAAGCATACGCTGAACCAACTGAGCCTTGGACATTTCAAGGGAGAATATTGCAGTGGGATGCTTATACAGAGAAGCGGCATTAAGAGTCAGTGAAAGAATAAATGCAGTTTTTCCCATAGCCGGACGCCCCGCAATAATAACCAAATCACCTTTTCCTAAACCCGTGGTCATGTCATCCAATTCTTTAAATCCTGTAGGAACACCTTTAAACCCACCTTTGGTGTAATTCTCTATCTCCTTGAATGTATTTGAGAGCAATTCACCCGTAGACTGAAACGAACTGGCCATCTTAGCTTCTGAGATGTCATAGATAAGTTTCTCAGCGTTATCAAGAATAACTTTGGGTTCCTGCTCGTTGTCAAAGCAATC from Chitinispirillum alkaliphilum encodes:
- a CDS encoding ABC transporter, permease protein; protein product: MIAPLRLIAVFGSFVLSAGKGIAGFLRNVQRYGNLCWLTFIRMPLLVKNPNITLEHMYTLGIESLPLVTVIALFLGSATVTQAAYQMDGLIPMRYLGVLVCKSVITELGPVITGMVVAGRVATGIAAEVGSMKTSEQLDAMNVLRLDPIRYLIIPKTVACMIMLPVLVIWANFVAIAIGAALTVWLTVDMTMYAYFSGLRIFFDSMDVYIGVAKTVVFGAIIALTGSHFGFETKGGAEGVGNATTKAVVVSAVLILVFDFLIALLVLEF
- a CDS encoding Replicative DNA helicase, which encodes MAAIKSRTEKPKVTDVNLAKRLPPQSIDVEKTILGSMLIDGEAAVQALELLEEECFYSSANRKIFSCMKELFEKNITIDVISVAETLRKKSWFEDVGEEIYLSELVENITTSGNIEYYSEILREKATLRQLITVAAEITTDCFDNEQEPKVILDNAEKLIYDISEAKMASSFQSTGELLSNTFKEIENYTKGGFKGVPTGFKELDDMTTGLGKGDLVIIAGRPAMGKTAFILSLTLNAASLYKHPTAIFSLEMSKAQLVQRMLCSEARVSMHALRSGTLPKRDFPKLSVAAGPLAEAPIFIDDTPSITVLELRAKARRLKAKHGLDLLIVDYLQLMGSSGKQESRQQEISQISRSLKGVAKELDIPVIALSQLSRAVEQRTGNHRPQLSDLRESGAIEQDADIVMFVYRDEVYHPDGEDNKGKAEIIIGKQRNGPIGTANLAFVKDFARFENLSEREEIAGF